From a single Shewanella denitrificans OS217 genomic region:
- the purL gene encoding phosphoribosylformylglycinamidine synthase: MEIIRGAPALSAFRVQQLMKACDAAAIPVRHIYAEFMHFAHLTNALNDTQTLQLASILTYGPAIEAHTPKGQLYLVTPRPGTISPWSSKATDIAHNCGLSQIKRLERGIAYYVEADTLDASQQKALQALLYDRMVEVIFDDMAAAETLFDRTEPKALASVNVLGEGRRALEVANSRLGLALAEDEIDYLVDNFVRLKRNPNDIELMMFAQANSEHCRHKIFNADWTIDGVVQDKSLFKMIKNTYAVTPDNVLSAYKDNAAVMTGSVAGRFFPDETGVYAYHVEPCHILMKVETHNHPTAISPYAGAATGSGGEIRDEGATGRGSKPKAGLVGFSVSNLNIPGFIQPWEAQYGKPERIVTPLEIMLEGPLGGAAFNNEFGRPALVGYFRTYEQEVSSHNGVEVRGYHKPIMLAGGLGNIREDHVQKGEITVGAKLIVLGGPAMNIGLGGGAASSMASGQSSEDLDFASVQRENPEMERRCQEVIDRCWQLGDDNPIQFIHDVGAGGLSNAFPELVNDADRGGRFNLRNVPSDEPGMSPLEIWCNESQERYVLSVAPENLARFEQICLRERAPFAVVGEATSEQHLTLADSHFNNKPIDLPLEVLLGKAPKMSRDVVSKKALSPALDESQITVDEAVTRILSLPTVADKSFLITIGDRSVTGLVNRDQMVGPWQVPVADCAVTAASFDTYAGEAMSIGERTPLALLDFGASARMAVAESIMNIAGTDIGSFKRIKLSANWMSAAGHPGEDAGLYEAVKAVGEELCPQLEITIPVGKDSMSMKTAWEDNGVHKSVTSPMSLVITAFGVVQDIRNTVTPELRSDKGDTALLLLDLSHGKTRLGGSCLAQVFSSLGDVAPDLDDSTTLKGFFEVMQTLVADQSILAYHDRSDGGLFTTVTEMAFAGNTGAEIDLSALQGSDLARLFNEELGAVIQVSQAQAEAITAQFIAAGVACHAIGGLTEHNKLVVKDGSRVVFQQQRSELRRLWSQTSYKMQALRDNPDCALEEFSLKQSETDPGLTVKLNFDPSQDVAAPYILKGIAPKMAILREQGVNSHVEMAAAFDRAGFESRDVHMSDILSGRISLDEFQGLVACGGFSYGDVLGAGEGWAKSILFNQRARDEFSRFFERDLSFALGVCNGCQMLSNLKEIIPGSEHWPRFVRNRSERFEARVSLVEVQQSPSLFFEGMAGSRMPIAVSHGEGLAEFASMQAMTAAESTGTVALRYVTGTGEIATQYPQNPNGSPNGLSGICSTDGKVTIMMPHPERVFRTVANSWHPDNWGEDSPWMRMFRNARVKLG; this comes from the coding sequence ATGGAGATCATTCGCGGAGCCCCTGCACTCTCAGCTTTTCGTGTACAACAACTCATGAAAGCCTGCGATGCCGCGGCGATACCTGTAAGGCACATATATGCTGAATTCATGCATTTTGCCCATTTAACCAACGCACTTAATGATACACAAACCCTTCAACTAGCAAGCATTCTCACCTACGGCCCCGCCATCGAGGCCCATACGCCAAAAGGCCAGCTTTATTTAGTCACACCTCGTCCGGGTACCATTTCTCCTTGGTCATCGAAAGCGACCGATATTGCCCATAATTGTGGCCTAAGCCAGATTAAGCGTCTCGAACGCGGCATCGCCTATTATGTCGAGGCCGATACTCTGGATGCCAGCCAGCAAAAGGCGTTGCAGGCCCTGCTTTATGATCGCATGGTGGAGGTGATTTTCGATGATATGGCAGCCGCCGAAACCTTATTTGATCGCACTGAACCCAAAGCGTTAGCAAGCGTTAATGTGCTGGGTGAAGGACGACGGGCACTGGAAGTGGCTAACAGCCGCCTAGGCCTCGCCTTGGCAGAAGATGAAATTGACTACCTAGTGGACAATTTTGTGCGCCTCAAACGTAATCCCAATGACATCGAATTGATGATGTTTGCTCAGGCAAACTCTGAACATTGCCGTCATAAAATATTTAATGCCGACTGGACTATCGATGGTGTGGTGCAAGATAAATCATTATTTAAGATGATTAAAAACACCTATGCCGTCACGCCTGACAACGTGTTATCCGCTTATAAAGATAACGCTGCGGTCATGACAGGCTCTGTGGCTGGGCGTTTCTTCCCCGATGAAACCGGGGTATATGCTTATCATGTTGAGCCATGCCATATTTTAATGAAGGTGGAAACCCACAATCACCCAACCGCCATTAGCCCTTATGCGGGCGCCGCTACAGGTTCGGGCGGTGAAATTCGCGATGAAGGCGCAACCGGGCGCGGCTCTAAGCCCAAAGCGGGCTTAGTGGGGTTTAGCGTATCAAACTTAAATATCCCAGGGTTTATACAGCCATGGGAAGCACAATACGGTAAGCCTGAACGCATAGTCACGCCACTTGAAATCATGTTAGAAGGTCCACTTGGCGGCGCGGCGTTTAATAACGAGTTCGGCCGTCCTGCGTTAGTGGGTTATTTCCGTACCTATGAGCAGGAAGTCAGCAGTCACAATGGTGTCGAAGTACGCGGCTATCATAAGCCCATCATGCTGGCCGGCGGTCTTGGTAACATACGTGAAGATCATGTGCAAAAGGGTGAGATCACCGTTGGCGCTAAGCTAATCGTGCTTGGTGGCCCTGCGATGAACATAGGTTTAGGCGGCGGCGCGGCATCTTCGATGGCGTCGGGTCAATCCAGTGAAGATTTAGATTTTGCTTCAGTGCAGCGTGAAAACCCAGAGATGGAGCGTCGCTGTCAGGAAGTTATCGACAGATGTTGGCAGCTCGGTGACGACAACCCCATTCAGTTTATTCATGACGTGGGCGCTGGCGGGTTATCCAACGCCTTCCCTGAACTGGTTAATGATGCAGACAGGGGCGGGCGTTTTAATTTGCGCAATGTCCCTTCAGATGAGCCTGGCATGAGCCCACTTGAAATTTGGTGTAACGAATCTCAAGAGCGTTACGTGCTTTCGGTTGCCCCAGAGAACCTGGCCCGATTCGAGCAAATTTGTCTGCGTGAACGGGCGCCATTTGCGGTGGTGGGTGAAGCCACCAGTGAGCAGCATTTAACCTTGGCGGACAGTCACTTTAACAACAAGCCTATCGATTTACCTCTTGAAGTCTTATTGGGTAAAGCCCCTAAGATGAGCCGTGATGTGGTGTCGAAAAAAGCGCTGTCTCCTGCGCTTGATGAATCACAAATCACTGTGGATGAAGCGGTCACTCGCATATTAAGTTTGCCGACGGTTGCCGATAAGTCGTTTCTTATCACCATTGGCGATCGCAGCGTCACAGGCCTTGTGAATCGCGACCAAATGGTCGGCCCTTGGCAGGTACCTGTGGCAGATTGCGCCGTTACAGCTGCAAGTTTTGATACCTATGCCGGTGAAGCCATGTCTATTGGTGAGCGTACGCCGCTGGCGTTACTGGACTTTGGCGCTTCGGCCCGTATGGCGGTGGCCGAATCCATCATGAATATTGCCGGCACGGATATTGGCTCATTTAAGCGCATTAAACTTTCTGCGAACTGGATGTCAGCAGCAGGGCACCCTGGTGAAGATGCGGGCCTCTATGAAGCAGTAAAAGCCGTGGGTGAAGAATTATGCCCACAGCTTGAAATCACCATCCCGGTGGGTAAAGACTCAATGTCGATGAAAACGGCCTGGGAAGACAATGGGGTGCATAAGTCTGTGACTTCGCCTATGTCGTTGGTTATCACTGCCTTTGGTGTGGTGCAAGACATTCGCAATACTGTTACCCCTGAGCTTCGTAGTGATAAAGGCGACACCGCCCTCTTGTTGCTTGATTTAAGCCATGGCAAAACCCGTTTAGGTGGCTCTTGCCTCGCCCAAGTGTTTTCAAGCTTAGGGGATGTGGCGCCAGATCTTGATGACAGTACGACCCTTAAAGGCTTCTTCGAGGTGATGCAGACCTTAGTGGCTGATCAGTCGATATTGGCTTATCACGACAGAAGTGATGGCGGCTTATTCACTACTGTGACTGAGATGGCGTTTGCCGGTAACACTGGGGCTGAAATTGATTTGAGCGCGCTTCAAGGCTCAGATCTTGCCAGACTCTTTAATGAGGAACTCGGCGCCGTTATCCAAGTGAGTCAAGCGCAAGCTGAAGCTATCACGGCGCAATTTATTGCCGCAGGCGTTGCTTGTCATGCTATTGGCGGCTTAACTGAGCACAATAAACTGGTTGTTAAAGATGGCTCACGGGTGGTGTTCCAGCAGCAGCGAAGCGAGCTTCGCCGCCTTTGGTCGCAAACCAGCTATAAGATGCAGGCATTAAGGGATAACCCAGATTGCGCCTTGGAAGAATTTAGCCTTAAGCAAAGTGAAACTGACCCGGGCTTAACCGTTAAACTGAATTTTGACCCAAGCCAAGATGTGGCAGCGCCTTATATTCTTAAAGGCATAGCGCCTAAGATGGCCATTCTACGTGAACAAGGGGTTAACTCTCACGTTGAAATGGCAGCGGCCTTTGACAGAGCTGGCTTTGAAAGTCGCGATGTGCACATGTCAGATATTTTATCGGGCCGCATCAGTCTCGATGAATTCCAAGGATTGGTTGCCTGTGGCGGCTTCTCCTACGGTGACGTATTGGGCGCAGGGGAAGGTTGGGCGAAATCCATTTTGTTTAACCAAAGAGCCAGGGATGAGTTTTCACGCTTCTTTGAGCGAGATTTAAGCTTCGCCTTAGGGGTCTGTAATGGTTGTCAGATGTTATCTAACCTTAAGGAAATTATTCCAGGCAGTGAGCATTGGCCGCGATTCGTGCGTAACCGCTCTGAGCGCTTCGAAGCTAGGGTGAGCTTAGTGGAAGTGCAGCAAAGCCCATCGCTGTTTTTTGAGGGAATGGCGGGGTCAAGAATGCCCATCGCCGTGTCTCATGGTGAAGGCTTAGCCGAGTTCGCCTCAATGCAGGCGATGACAGCTGCTGAAAGCACAGGCACTGTGGCACTGCGCTACGTGACGGGCACTGGCGAAATTGCGACTCAATACCCACAAAACCCTAACGGTTCACCGAACGGTTTGTCCGGCATCTGCAGCACAGATGGCAAAGTGACTATTATGATGCCGCATCCTGAGCGAGTGTTCCGCACAGTCGCCAACTCTTGGCATCCAGATAACTGGGGCGAAGACAGCCCTTGGATGCGCATGTTCCGCAATGCGCGGGTCAAGTTAGGCTAA
- a CDS encoding cytochrome ubiquinol oxidase subunit I: MIIQEVVELSRLQFALTAMYHFLFVPLTLGLAFILAIMESLYVMTSNQIYKDMTKFWGKLFGINFAMGIATGLAMEFQFGTNWSYYSHYVGDIFGAPLAIEALMAFFLESTLVGMFFFGWDRFSKGQHLAITWLVALGSNMSALWILIANGWMQNPVGAVFNYETMRMEMTSFAEVVFNPVAQVKFVHTVASGYVAGAMFVLSISAYYILKKRDLAFARRSFAIAASFGMASILSVIVLGDESGYEVGEVQRVKLAAIEAEWHTEPAPASFTLVGLPNQDTMETDYAIKIPYMMGIIATRSLDGQVTGINELIAEHKVRIRQGIHAYALLERLKSGDKSPELDAEFDALKVDLGYGLLLKPYTDKVVDASEAQIHAAALDSIPSVAPMFWSFRFMVGSGMIMLLVFAAAFWQSTRHKIAEKKWVLRAALYSLPLPWVAIECGWFVSEFGRQPWTISEVLPTYMSASSLTAADLWFSIISITIFYAILLVIELFLMFKFVRQGPSSLKTGRYHFEQKELANV, translated from the coding sequence ATGATTATCCAAGAGGTGGTAGAACTGTCACGACTACAGTTCGCACTCACCGCCATGTACCACTTTCTATTTGTGCCACTCACCTTAGGCTTGGCGTTTATCCTCGCCATCATGGAATCACTCTATGTGATGACCAGTAATCAAATTTATAAGGACATGACTAAGTTTTGGGGCAAGTTATTTGGCATTAACTTCGCCATGGGAATAGCCACAGGCCTTGCGATGGAGTTTCAATTTGGCACCAACTGGTCATATTATTCTCATTACGTCGGCGATATTTTTGGCGCGCCGCTGGCCATCGAAGCCTTGATGGCCTTCTTCTTAGAGTCCACCTTGGTGGGTATGTTCTTCTTCGGCTGGGACAGATTCAGTAAGGGCCAGCATTTGGCCATTACTTGGCTGGTGGCCTTAGGCTCAAACATGTCGGCGCTGTGGATTTTAATCGCCAATGGTTGGATGCAAAACCCGGTTGGCGCCGTGTTTAACTATGAAACCATGCGCATGGAAATGACCAGCTTTGCCGAGGTGGTGTTTAACCCTGTGGCACAGGTGAAGTTTGTCCACACTGTGGCATCAGGCTATGTGGCTGGGGCCATGTTTGTCTTGTCCATCAGTGCCTATTACATACTCAAAAAACGTGATTTGGCGTTCGCCAGACGCTCCTTTGCCATAGCTGCAAGTTTTGGTATGGCATCCATCTTGTCGGTTATCGTGCTTGGGGATGAGTCAGGTTATGAAGTGGGCGAAGTGCAGAGGGTTAAGCTTGCTGCCATCGAAGCTGAGTGGCACACAGAGCCTGCGCCTGCCTCTTTCACCTTAGTGGGCCTGCCCAATCAAGACACTATGGAAACAGATTACGCCATTAAAATTCCTTATATGATGGGCATTATCGCCACCCGCTCATTAGATGGACAAGTGACGGGCATAAACGAGTTGATCGCGGAGCATAAAGTGCGTATTCGCCAAGGCATTCATGCTTATGCTTTATTAGAGCGGCTAAAATCCGGTGACAAGAGTCCCGAGCTTGACGCTGAGTTTGATGCGTTAAAAGTGGATCTTGGCTATGGTTTATTGCTTAAGCCTTATACCGACAAAGTAGTGGATGCCAGTGAAGCGCAAATTCATGCCGCGGCGTTAGATTCAATTCCAAGCGTAGCGCCTATGTTCTGGAGCTTTAGATTCATGGTGGGCTCAGGAATGATTATGTTATTGGTGTTTGCCGCTGCGTTTTGGCAGAGCACTCGCCATAAAATTGCTGAGAAAAAATGGGTATTACGAGCCGCACTCTATAGCTTGCCTCTGCCTTGGGTTGCCATTGAATGTGGCTGGTTCGTGTCAGAATTTGGCCGCCAACCTTGGACCATTTCTGAGGTCTTGCCTACTTATATGTCGGCATCGAGCCTAACGGCGGCGGATCTCTGGTTTAGCATCATCTCAATTACTATTTTCTACGCTATCTTACTGGTGATTGAGCTGTTTTTAATGTTCAAATTTGTCCGCCAAGGGCCCAGTAGCCTAAAGACGGGACGTTATCATTTTGAACAAAAGGAGTTAGCTAATGTTTGA
- the cydB gene encoding cytochrome d ubiquinol oxidase subunit II, whose translation MFDYETVRFIWWALIGVLLIGFAITDGFDMGVGALLPIIGKDDTERRIMINSIAPHWDGNQVWLVTAAGALFAAWPMVYAVAFSGFYVAMMLVLFALFLRPVGFDYRSKIAEPRWRKSWDRAIFVGSTVPPFVIGVAFGNLLQGVPFDFDQYLRATYHGGFFGLLNPLGILSGLLAVSMVVMQGSAWLQMKTQGELRVRASRTAMWSASTLLILFGAAGLWVAFGLEGYQVVSTLSHSGPSNPTTKEVVLVTGAWLGNYQLYPWTIALPVIGLTMPLVVMLASHFSRCGWVFFASSLTQAGVILTFGAALFPFIMPSSLAPNMSLTMWDATASEMSLTVMTVVAMIFIPLILSYTLWTYFKMRGRLSRDFIENNSTSLY comes from the coding sequence ATGTTTGATTATGAAACCGTAAGGTTTATCTGGTGGGCCTTGATTGGGGTATTGCTGATTGGCTTTGCCATCACTGATGGGTTCGACATGGGGGTTGGCGCTTTATTGCCGATTATCGGTAAGGATGACACAGAGCGCCGTATCATGATCAATTCCATCGCGCCCCATTGGGATGGTAATCAGGTGTGGTTAGTGACGGCGGCGGGGGCATTATTTGCCGCTTGGCCCATGGTTTATGCGGTGGCGTTTTCCGGTTTTTATGTGGCCATGATGCTAGTGCTGTTTGCCTTGTTCCTGCGTCCAGTGGGTTTTGATTATCGCTCTAAAATCGCAGAACCAAGATGGCGTAAGAGTTGGGATAGAGCCATTTTTGTTGGTAGCACAGTGCCGCCGTTTGTCATAGGTGTCGCCTTTGGTAATTTGCTGCAAGGGGTCCCCTTTGATTTCGATCAGTACCTGCGTGCCACCTATCATGGCGGCTTTTTCGGTTTGCTTAATCCTTTAGGCATATTGTCAGGCTTATTAGCTGTGTCCATGGTCGTGATGCAGGGCAGTGCTTGGTTACAAATGAAAACCCAAGGTGAGCTAAGAGTGAGAGCGAGTCGCACAGCAATGTGGAGCGCATCGACGTTACTCATCTTGTTTGGCGCTGCAGGTTTGTGGGTTGCTTTTGGTTTAGAAGGCTATCAAGTGGTGAGCACCTTGTCCCATTCTGGGCCTTCAAACCCCACCACTAAAGAAGTGGTGTTGGTAACCGGTGCTTGGCTTGGGAATTATCAGTTATATCCATGGACCATAGCCTTGCCAGTCATTGGACTCACTATGCCCTTGGTGGTGATGTTAGCCAGTCACTTTAGCCGTTGTGGCTGGGTATTTTTTGCAAGCTCTCTGACACAAGCCGGGGTGATATTAACCTTTGGCGCGGCATTGTTTCCCTTTATTATGCCCTCATCACTTGCGCCAAATATGAGCTTAACTATGTGGGATGCCACCGCTAGTGAGATGTCATTAACCGTGATGACTGTGGTTGCTATGATATTTATCCCCTTGATATTGAGCTACACCTTATGGACCTATTTTAAGATGCGTGGCCGTTTAAGCCGTGATTTTATTGAGAACAACAGCACTTCACTCTATTGA
- the cydX gene encoding cytochrome bd-I oxidase subunit CydX, whose protein sequence is MWYFAWILGVLLACSFGIINALWLENTENLDRLSDDSED, encoded by the coding sequence ATGTGGTATTTTGCGTGGATCTTAGGGGTCTTGCTCGCCTGCTCATTTGGGATCATTAATGCCCTCTGGCTTGAGAATACTGAGAATCTAGACAGACTGTCTGACGACAGTGAAGATTAA